The region AATGAGCTCGGGAAATACAGCGATTTCGGCGGGGCTGAAAAATACCGGCATCGCTACGGCAAATATTATATCGAGCAAGGGACTCCCGAAAACCGGTATACGGCCGCCTGATCCGTAAACGACCACAAAGCACCGCGCGTCCGAGCAGACGCGCGGTGCTGTCGCCCCGGGCGCGCACTTGTCAGCGGTGATAAACCTTCGCCGGTTTTCGATCGACCCTGATGAGCCAGGCCACGATCATTAGAACGATCACGGCCGCTAAAACGAGCAGCGACAGCATATAAAAAAGGAAAAACTCGACGAGGCTCGAGGCAATCAGGAACACCCGCCATAGAGCCTTTGGCGACCGCGGCCAATCCGGCAGTTCGTCACGGTTGAAAGCCTCCAGCCGACGGGTAAGGAAGTGCATATGGTGGCTGCCTCGATGAACCGGCTACTGCTCATTAATCAAGTATAAAATGATGCTGCGGCGCAACCGTGGCGATAACGAGGCATCGCGAGCGGTGCCATCCTTGAAGTTGGCGCCGCCGCCTCGAAGGCGTTGACGTAGTCACGATGAAAGCGGAGAATCAGCTGGTCGATAGTTGACAGAGAAGGGGCGCAGATTCTCCTTCAGCGAATAAAAATGACTGACGCCGTCGAACAGACTGAGCAACCCCGTGAGCCGACCCGACGGGATTTTCTTTACCTTTGCACGGGCATGGCCACTCTCGTCGGCGGCGCGGCATTTCTGTGGCCATTTATAGACAGCATGCAGCCGTCGGCAGACGTGACTGCGATGGCTTCCGTAGAGTTCGACATCTCCCTCGTTGAGCCGGGACAGCGTGTCACGATCAAATGGCGCGGCAAACCGGTGTTCATCGTCCGTCGGTCGGAGCAAATGATTGCCCAGGCGCGAGAAGATGATGACAGCCCCGCGCTCATCGATCCCGTTGCAGACAGCGAACGTGCTCCGCGACCCGAATGGCTCGTCCTGGTCGGGGTGTGCACACATCTAGGCTGCATACCCTT is a window of Sinorhizobium numidicum DNA encoding:
- the petA gene encoding ubiquinol-cytochrome c reductase iron-sulfur subunit, coding for MTDAVEQTEQPREPTRRDFLYLCTGMATLVGGAAFLWPFIDSMQPSADVTAMASVEFDISLVEPGQRVTIKWRGKPVFIVRRSEQMIAQAREDDDSPALIDPVADSERAPRPEWLVLVGVCTHLGCIPLGQQDGDPRGPHDGWFCPCHGSIYDVSGRVRKGPAPRNLEVPPYSFTADNRIIIG